TCGCTTAAAAAGGTGTTTATAGCAGCTGATATCGACATGGCTTTAAAGGATAAGCTTGTTTTTGAGGCCAATAAAGCCGGTATCGAAGTTGTAATGGTTGCAAGTGCGCAGGAACTAGGCAAGATTTGCGGCATACAGGTTTCCTGTGCCGCAGCAGGTATTTTAATATAAGTTCTCATTCATGGGTTGCGTGGGGATTTAATATATATACGATAATTTTTATGGAGGTGCATTTAGAGAAAATGCCTACGATTAATCAATTAGTAAGAAAAGGCAGAAAAGAAGTTAAGGGAAAAGTTAACGCTCCTATACTAAAACAGTGCCCACAAAAACGTGGCGTTTGTTTAGCTGTAAGAACGATGACACCTAAAAAGCCGAATTCAGCTTTAAGAAAAATAGCAAGAGTACGCTTGACCAACCAGATGGAAGGTACAGCTTATAT
This genomic stretch from Eubacteriales bacterium harbors:
- a CDS encoding ribosomal L7Ae/L30e/S12e/Gadd45 family protein, coding for MIKELESAQNKVIGSKQILKHLNAKSLKKVFIAADIDMALKDKLVFEANKAGIEVVMVASAQELGKICGIQVSCAAAGILI
- the rpsL gene encoding 30S ribosomal protein S12 — encoded protein: MPTINQLVRKGRKEVKGKVNAPILKQCPQKRGVCLAVRTMTPKKPNSALRKIARVRLTNQMEGTAYIPGIGHNLQEHSVVLIRGGRVKDLPGVRYHIVRGALDSAGVANRKQSRSVYGAKRPKK